acacaaatgtgcatttCACCTTGTCAAACGCGCGGAGGTCGTATAATTTAATGGCCTGTGATTCCACCCCTGCAGCAAATATCAGACCATCAGGGTCAAAGGAGCAGACAGGCTTCCCCAGTGGATTAGTCAAACcctgaaacataaacacacacatatacacacacacacatacatttgagATATGCAAAAGTATGACCACCAAATTTCAACGTTCCTAATTGATGTCCGACGGCTGTTATACATTGATTATAATGATGTCTCTCTTTCTATCAATCTTTGTTTACAGTATAGTGTGTTACAGCATTTATATTCTCCAAAACAGACATCTTGGCTTTAATAAGAGTTAATGCAGCTGTGGCAAAGTCCCACATAACTCCTGTTAaaagtatgtttttgtttttacacatctCAGATACATAATAATTATATGAATccagagttttttttgtttgaatattgtttaaataaacagttttagATGAAGCTACTGTGTGTTGGTCCAGTTTTAGTGTAGCAGTGGTTCCTCAAGCAGGTCTGGGGACACCCAGTGGTCACAActaaaatgtatattaaaagGGGGTTTTGGTAACTGCTGATACGCAGCACCTTGATCTGCAGTAATTTGGGACGTCCTGATCTAAAGCGCTAACGGTTGTAGCAGCAGCTGTAATTACACATTTGAGTAACTgcccacagagagcagaggaagtgtCATTTTCCAGACTACTCACTTGACAATTTGGAGAGCGCAGGTCCCAGATCCGAATCGTCTTATCTAACGAGCCTGAGATAAACATGTCATCCACAGGTGACATGGAGAGTGTAATGACCCtaagaataatgaaaaagaaaacaaattaggAACAAATGAACTTTTCCAATCAGTAATAAAACAGGTAAAGTCTTTATATTCTCTTTATTCTGATTAGAAGTGCATTTCAAGAATAAAACTTTCTTTGCAAAGCATCGGATGTAAATGTGAACATATTTCTTTCCATAGTTTTATCTTCATTTTAGAATAAGATTAAGTACTAGAATAGGATAATGTAGGGAATAGAGTCCAAATCTGTCTTCAAAGATGAAGAGAttataaaaatgtgcttttttatgGAAttcatatttataaaaaaaacaagctgtagCCCCTTGGTTTGATCTGATTGAAGGTCAATTAGGATTGAAATGCTCTACAGTGAACCAGTGTTACATTTTTATCCTCCCTCTGGGTTCAGGGTGGTCCTGGTGGGTGCTTTTACTCACCTTGCAGTGTGACCTGGGAAATACCTGATGTACTTGTTGTCAGTGAGTGACAGGTATCGGATCGTATCTACAAGACAAAGTACCATATTTTAGTTTGACAAACGGAGTAGAGGGATAGTGGATTCTAACAGTGGGCAGAGAGAGGCTTGAGTATAATAAACCAGCTGTTTAAGGGCAATGAATTAAAATCTTTTGCTCAACTCCAAAATCAGTTCACATTCCCGTAAACAATCCATTCTAATATCTATCTAATAAGACATTACATTAAAAGCCATACAGAGAGGGATAAGATTGAAAGAGACCCAACAAGTACTGAACATTATATTATGGTGATAGAAAAACGCTTGCTGATTGTTAACAGCAGAAATGTGAATGAGAAATTGAGTtagaattaaatgtaattactgGGACTTGGGAGAATATCTGTTTATGTCACCAGAAAGGTATTAACGGTTATCTATGGAgagaattgaattgaattttccAGGACTCTGTTGACAACTCTCACAATCAGCTCTATGTAGGAGGAAATGTGGGATGAGAGGTGACCTTACTCAAATCTTCTGGGACGGCCCAGTACTGCAGGGAATTTGGCAAGAGATGAGATTGAAATAATAATGCAAATTGCCATCCCAATGCATCCTGTCTTGTTTCTACTTGGAGATCCACCACAAAATATGACTGCAAAGACCAAAGATATATAATAgcacattttttcattcattagaAAAATGTTAACTTGGAGGAAAACGCTTTTGCTGACACAAACTCTATGAACTGAAACAAGTCTACACAGTGGAACATGTGActgcaaattatttttcttgtacAAATTTGGTCTCCAGTTTGTTGTACTCAGGTATGCAAATGCTATGATGTGGACAGATACCGATATgaaaatttaaataaagttgtaacgcattttttattatcttgttTAGCAATAGCTGACTGTCTCTATTGATTGTTACCATCCAGTTTGTTGGAGCTGTAGAccacagtctgtgtgtctccGTGTGGGTAGCGGATGAGGTCTACTCCATATTTCTTGCTGAACAGGGTCCTTCTGGGTCtgagagagaagacaaaatatttaaatctgCTATTTCATCGCCTGATGAACGCTGCTGCTCTGTCACGGTCCCAAATACAGAAATGCATCATTATTTTCTGCATAAATGCATTAGGTTAATTACACAGTCACCACTTGTTCTTTAATGTAATAGTATTGGTCACTCACTTTCCTTCTACGATGTCATATAACACAATACAATCGTCATCGCTGCTTGAAATAGCATTTTCGCCATTTGGGCTGAAGTCCACACAGTTGACTTTCTGGGAATTTTCTCGATATGTCCTGGCGACCCTGAAACTCCGCAACACGCTGTCTGTGATCTTCATGTCTGCagcaattttattttctttaaaaatttcACTCTAGAAaaccaaatggtttctctcctcctcagctccgcCACTTTCTTCTGATTTCGTGAGGCCTGCGGGtcttttctgtggtttttctGGTCAAATAATGCACGGGCAACATCATTAATGAAGACAGGCGCGAAACAAACCCTCACATTTTCAGGACTGTAAAATCTCAAGCTGTGTGTTATTCACAGCCTTCAACCATACAGCAATTTGTAGTAACAGAGATATGTTCGGTTTGTACCTCATCCTCTACCAGGTGGGCGGTGTTTTCCAATCATATTAACATTCCGTGGCTTCAACTCAACGGGCAGTAACAGAGTTTAAAACGAGCACATGTAGCGTCAGGaacaggaaatgacatcacATAAACACAGGAAATCATTGCTGCGTTTGTTATCCACATGAActgtattttgtaaaattttactcataaaaactataataactacGAACCCATAAAATTAATCATAATTACCTGAACGAGTTTAGCTTTCATTAAACACTATTACAACTATTAAAATATTTGAGTAGTTTATATTTTGGATAAtaaagtttttatatttttcatttgaaaggcACAACCCGGAAGTTGTTTACCGGCCAGCATGTGTCCTCTGAGGTTGATGTTTGTATCTTGAAGCTGATGGAAACAGTCTAGTTAGACTCCACGATGAACACCTGTAGAAGGATCGCTCGTGGTGACTGGACATCCGGCCTGAGCACCGTCCTCTGTCGGGTCAAACCACGGACAAACCTCCGCCGCTGTCCGGGGACAGCACCGTCCCTCAGCCGGGGACAGTCCACCGCCGCTAAACCCAACGCAGGCTCCGACCCGGGAGAGAAACCCCGGCTGAGGGCCATCGACCTGGCACGGAAGATCCAGCAGGAGAAGACGGGGCCACCGGCGGCAGAGCCTCCGGTGTCCGCCCAGCAGAGGAGGGTGGCGGAGCTGAAGCGGTTCAGTCTGCAGCTACAAAACGTCCATCCCAACGTGCTGGCCAAACACCTGCACAGAGGCGTGCTGTACTGGGACAAAGATGTGGTGGTCATCAACAAACCGTACGGTGTCCCTGTCCGAGGTAAACCGACAGgagctgtctgtttgtgtcacagGGGGAAGGAAGAGGTGTGTGGGATTATGGGCAGAAAAAAACCATTGATCTATAGTCTTAAAATCTGagatgattagttgattaaccCAATTAATTGTCATTCGTCAACTCAAATACTCTCTAGTTCCGGAGTTCATCACCGATTACTCTATTGATCATCTGATTGATTTAATTAGGAAAAAGCAACCAACTATTGTCCAGCCAACAGTCCCCAAACCAAATATCTATAATAAAATGATACataatacagaaaaacagcaaattcacACATTTGATAAACTGCAACAagcaaatatttggcatttttgtttgaGTGAATAACACCAATAATTAATCATCAGACTTGTTGCTAGTTAACATTCTGCCGATCACtgacaaaataaactgaataccTTTTTGTTGTTGACTCTTcgttggacaaaacaagacattttaactTTTGATTCAGGGAATTATGatcaacattttatttctgGTTCTGCCGACATACTGTGTGTTCCTATACTGATGATAAGCTAATAATATTGGTCTGCTGATTTATTAGAAGGGCTCTATTCCAATTACCTGCTTACAATACAGCACATTGTAGTATTGCAGTATCAGTATTGGAATAGACAGGCGGTCTTGGATATTGGCAGAAATATCAAAGCATGCTGAAGTTTAAGTACCTGGACCTGAATACATggacatttgttgttgttgttttctctcagatGACTGTGGAGGTGCATCCGTTTCCTCGGTGCTTCCTGTTCTCTCCAAAATGATGGACGGGATGAAGATCAAGTCTGACTCTCAGCTGCTCCCCTGTCTGGGACTGGAGAAGGAAACATCAGGAGCTCTCCTGCTGGCCAGGAGTGAAGAAGTACTGGAGCACATACTCAGCCTTCACAGAAATAACCAAGTGCAGAGGAAGTACTGGTGAGATCCGGTGTGGGGATTGTAGAATAAGGATTAAAATGGCACCGAATTGTCACAGCACACACTACAAATATGAAGATGACGAACAGTCCTTCACTTTTCCTCCTCAGGACCATCACAGTTGGCGTACCCGTGCCCGCTGAAGGAGTGATCGACATTCCCATCATAGAGAGGGAGGTCACAGGCTCCCAGCCACACTACAAGgtgtctcttcttctgtggttttcatGCTGTAATAACTATCATTTAGTCAAATAATGAGCTGAGAAAGGTGCAGTTTCCAAtctcacttctctcttttttttaaatttcagatgGCTCTAAGTCCTCTCTTCAGAATGAACGATGCAGGTGATGGCATGACCAGAGTCCGTGCACATCGGCAGGCCCACTCTGCAGTCACCAAGTACAGAGTCTTagacagcagaggaggctgcagccTGGTGGAGCTCCAGCCTTTAACTGGTAAGGAGGCGATGCTTTTTTGGGGGGTGAAATAAATGCCAAGGCAGTTTGTTGAATTTATTTTCAAGAGGACGAGACACATCTTCTACTTGTCTGCTTCCTTGTGCCCACAGGAGTGAAGCATCAGATGAGGGTTCACATGGCATTTGCTCTGACGTGCCCCATTCTGGGTGACCACAAATATTCCCACTGGAGCAAACTAGCGCCTCAGGTAAGATATACTAACGATGAACAACAGAGAACAGCGTGACTCCTCATGAATCCAGAAGTATTCAATAGTGGTGCGTTAAAAGTTAGCAACGCTGATAGTATGCCACTCTTGCTTTACTGTTGGGCAGATTCTTAGTGGTTTGTCCTTTTGAGTAGTGCTATGTCTACTGGCATATGGAAATAAATGGTGTGTCACCTGTGCCTCACTAGCTTAGCGACCAAAATAGTACAGCGTTAATAACTTACAGCTGCCTGCAAGTAGTGGTTAGATTCCAGTATAGTATAAGCTAACACTTTGGCTCAGTACCTGGATAGTGAGCACAGCTATGACACAAAGAAATGGTATATGCATGGGAACATTAGTGACATACTATTTACAAGTAGATtatcagcagcacacagccgACAATCAGCAAATTCCTCCTAAGCAAGAGTGGTTTATCATTAGCTGCTTTTTGATCTCTGCGTCGATCCGGCGTATCTggtgttaaagctgcacttcGACAGGTGGATACTCCTGAGCTGTGTTCATCTCTGCACTTCTGTGAATCATTCCTTAATAATTATTGTCTAACAAAAGGGAgaattgttttattaaaaagtaCTATTGAATGATGGCAAAGAATCATGAAAAAAGGTCAAGTTGTATAAGACACGCTGATTCTTCAGTTGAGGTTGTTTGTGTGCGTTAATCTTTGGCAGGTAAACCCCAATATGAGGTGTGTGGTTTTTCTGCTGTTACACTTTAAATTAACAGGTGACAGTGTGATAATTTGTGTTCAGAATATAGCCTTCGTAAGCATATATTGTGATGCTAAGTGacaaatttgtttattttggtgCACAGAAACTACCAGAACGTGTGCTGGGAAAGCTCGGACTGGAGCAGAGCAAGATCCGGTATCTTCCTCTTCATTTGCTCTCTCGACAGCTGATTCTGCCAGGGACCAGTGGAGCAGACATCAGCGTATCCTGCCCCTTGCCTAAATACTTCACACAGACATTGAAACAACTGCAGTTAATTCTTCCTGATGTGAAGAACCACAAATAATCacctctttgctttttgtttgttcaaTTCTTTGCAATCCAACTGAAGTCTAAATATAGTGGGCATCAGTTGCGAAAGACTTcggatgggggaaaaaaaataagagtATCTTGTGTATCGGTTAAGTGGGAAATTAGATTCATACCAAGCTGGGTTACTGTGAGGTTGTTTGCTAAAATGATCAAACACAGAGTAGAGTGTGTGGGAAATGGCTGTACAGTGTTATATAACTCATTTTAGTAATAAACAAATGAAGCAGAGCTGTATCACTACAACTATTTCTGTCCATGTAGTTCATCCAAACGTACATCATTTCGTGGGAGGCACCGCGAGGCTGTGGACGCCGTTTTAAATAGGCCCACAACTGATCCTTATTTCAAATGTCCACATAGTTTCATTTCCACAGACAACAAAGCGCTAAatacttttcatttttgaattgCTTGACATGACTTCTGATACAAGGATTAATACTGTGTTAGCTAAACAAAGATGTTTCCATCTGCATATCCTGTTTAATAACCtactatacatacatacaggaATAAGTTGGCAAAAATCCTAGATGGGTGTTTCAATCGCTAGCTTTGACCTGAGAAAAATGTTTCCAATCTCCTGAAGGACCACAATATAGCACTTGACCTTGTGAATATCTGAGGTTTAACTCACTCAATGATCCACAAGCAGAAGTTATGACGTCATTTTTGAAAACAGGCACAAGTTCTTAAGCTTTGAAGATATCAATACATGATCCAAAATGCAGTCCGTATACAAAAAAAGGTTGTGAGCAGTGGTCCCTGCAATTATCCATTAAAATGTATCATAGTGGGACTTTGAAGAGCAGTAAGACTCTGTTAAAGGTCTGTGAGGTTAAGTAGCGAAGGGTTAAATATCCTCTTAATTAGACCGACTTTTACAGGAAAAATTGCCACCTCTGCAGAGGTAAGAGGGCGGCAGCCCAGCGTGTCAGTCCAGCAGTGGGGAAACTACAGCCTCCTTTACTTGCCAGGCAATGGCTTATAAAAGGTAGTCAGTCTAGAGACAGAACGGTCCAccccaaaacaaaaaatataagaagaaaaaatatttttgccGTCTTGATACACTCCTCAGAGAGATGGTGATTGTTTCAGAAGTTGTTCCATTTGATTTGAGATTGAGGTTTATGGAGTGAGGATGGATACTGCATAGTCAACAGTCCATGACTAGAGAACTGGTTCCCATGAGTCTCGTCAGTCCTCTCAGCAGTTCACGTTGTCTGAACTGACACCGATGATCTCCTGGATCTCTCGGACCACAATGATGCGGGCCAGCATGTGTTCCACCTGCTGATTCGTGAGCGGCTGAGAGGAGTACCACATCGGGCTGTTTGGTGCGACGACAGGCTCTGGAGTCATGTAGTATGCATCGTTGCGTCCCTTAACGCTTTGAGGGCTGAAGATGGAAAAGGGagttagtctttttttttgcatgtgttgaAGAATTATCCAGCTACCCAGGATTTCTGTGATGGAGTGTGACTCACCATTTGAAGAGATAAAAGTCATAAAGTTTAATGGGACAGCGAAGAGGATTCTCAGGATCCTCGGACTGCTCTTCGTACGCGTCATCAGTTCCTGAAACAGATGCCACATCAGGTGAGCAACTTTCTGCTGTCAAAGCCTGTATTTCCTATCAAGACTTCATAGTTAGGGAAACTATGTTTAGCACCTTTCTGTCCTGCACTGTGTGGACCTTGTCCTTTGAGAAGTCGGATACTGGTTGCTTTGTCCTTGGCGTTAGCAGGATTCTTCCTCGTGTGTCTTAGGACCTTGGAGAAAGCTACTTTCATGTGCTGTTCAGGTGTCATCAGGCGGAAATGCCTGTGATAcataagaaaaatgtatttttaaaccacatGCACCCATTGCATCTAAAACATGTCTGTTATTTGAGAACAGATTCGGGTCATTCAGTGCCAAGAGGTGGTTACTCACTTAGTGTTGAAATACATTAGAGTAGTGAGCAATGTGGCTGGTGAATGTGCGCCAAGCTGTTTACACTCCCACAGCATCTCCTCTGTCACGTGACTTGGAATGACATAACCTAAGACGAAAGCACGCGTTAAATAATCCTTTAAATAGAATAATTAAGTGAAATTGTAAATGCTGATTCTCTCTTACCTAACGGATGGACACTGGGTTTCCAACCATCCAGGATTTTGTGTAAACACTCACAGAAACGTGTGTAATATGGATCAGAGAAAATGTCGTCCACGCGTCCATTTTCAAAGAGATACTACAAAAAAGAAATTCACCGGTTAAGTCACTTCGAACGCCCTTTGGCATGATGCACCATTTAAGCATGGCGATACGAACCTTTTGTATACACAAGAAAACATAATATAGGACATCCGACGTAAACTGTTCGTCCTCTGATCCTCGTGCCTCCTGTGTCATCAGGGAAAGACCCAAGCTTAGCTCCGCTACTGCGCTGGACACCAAGTCTTCCTGAAAACGCAGGGGCTGACGACCTGGACACAACcacagagagatgaggagaggcacattttttttaatgagtgcTACGTATTACTATGTGCGTATTCTGTAGTACTACGTGAACAGCTCGTACATTAggaatcaaaacaaaaacagatatttaaTCCTTAAAATTGTTTCAGTAAGTACATGCTATAGAGATTAGTGTTGAATGACTatcaaatgtgaatgtgtgtaaacaATATTAAGCTGACTCACGCCCTATGGGTGCCAGCTTCGTCTTTTCCTGCTTGTTTAGCTCTGCATTTTTTCGCTTCACCCAAAGGCGCCAGACCTCCAGCCCTTCCTCTGGCTTTAGACAGACAGGAACCAGAATCTCTGTAGGCGGTTCAGCAGGAGCCTCCGTCTCTATTTGACCCTGCACGACAgcaaagtaaaaatgtcaaagttcATGCTGTCTGAGCAGCAAGGATAAAGCACATCACATGATGACAATTCAGCTGGAtaatagtaaagtaaagtagtaATAATTCACATGAAATCCACCTGGAAAgggagaagacagacagaaaagaaacagaaagcagTGAATTTTGACAGTGATAGTCtgtaaacaacaaacaacactcgGCCTTACATCAAGATTTCGGATACTATTGGCAGCTTTGAATTGGTAGATTTcaggtattattattatttcctctTACTAGAATTTCCTGACTTTAGGGATgcatgtttgcattgtttttcaGTCTCATAACAGCACTGagattaattttaaaataagcTGTTAGACACAAGACATAAGACAAATTCAGTTCCAGCCAGGCCTAGGTTTACAGTTGGGCTGTAACATAAAAGTCTGTTCAAacctgcaggtggagctgctgtTCCTGTCCCTCTTCTCCttggctctgctgctgatttGGGTCCCATATGTGTACCGACTGCGTAGTGTTGTAAGTCCCTCCTACAGTCTGCACTGCCACAGGGATGTGGAGGTTCCCGTTCATGAACTGCGCTGGGAACAGGGTCTGCACTATTTCTTCCTGTGTGTACCTTGATAAGGAGCTGGGGGACATTTTGTCCTTTCCGTTGGTGGTTGTAACTTGCACTGTGCTGTATGTCTCCTGTGGTATGGCAATATGGGTTACACCCTGCTGCTGTGGAGTGGAGTACACAGGGATGGTCCAGGTCTCGCCTGTGGGACCTGTGATCGTCCCAGCAGCGCTGTGCAGCTGAGTGCTGTCAACAGTGAGCAAATCTGGTCGTAGGGACACGTAACTTTGCTGCTGCCCTTGAGGGATGGTTAGAACAGTGGCCACCTGCTGGCCCTGTGGAACAGCATACGATACAGCTACAGGGACATCCACCTTACGCTTCTTGGCAGGTTGGAGGACAGTTGAGACAGTGGCAGAcctcctgtctgcctccctgGGAGAGTCCTGTTGCTGTGAAGGAGACATGGCCTCTATggtctggatctggatctgttGGCCCCCTTGTAGCTGAAAATGTTGGCCACCCTGTAGCTGAAAATGTTGGCCACCCTGTAGCTGAATTTGCTGGCCACCCTGTAGCTGAATTTGCTGGCCACCCTGTAGCTGAATCTGTTGGCCACCCTGTAGCTGAATCTGTTGGCCAGCCTGAAGTTGAATTTGCTGGCCCCCTGGCAGCTGAATATGCTGTGTTCCTTGCAATTGGATTTGTTGACCACTTGACAACTGGATTTGTTGTCCTCCAGCTACAGCTGCCACCAACTGCGCCTGAATCTGGAATACAGTCAGCAGAGTCACAACCCAGCATTAACATCACATGGATGCACTTGATGTGAGTGACTGTTAAAATAAGTCAtgtacctgctgctgctgctcctctgtgagCTCTCCCTGCTGGACAAGCTGGGCTGCTGAGATTTCCTGCAGGTCCTGCTGAGACGGTGAGGCCACCTGAAGAACCTGGCCCTGCTGTTCCTGAATCTGAACCTGGCCAAGAGGGAGAAATGTAAAGTAAATAATGAGCAGATCAAATAGTCTACAGGTCACAGTCTATCTGGGAATTTGCCAAAGAAACAGTTTCTTCTTCACAGGACAAATGACATTTGCTGCTGAACTTCATCTTTTGTTGTTAAACTTAAAATCCAAAACATAGTAGTTATCTATTGTGGAATTTTCTATAATAGGCTGAAgtaatatttataaatttaaCGCCGCACAGTGACAGACAAGTCCAGCAGTAAAGAGAGGATGAATGTTTGATCCTGCTTTAATGTGTAGCCACGACCACGCCTCCTGATAACCAATggagagcaggaaaacagaaaatgaatacaaGATTGAGTGAATGTGTTACTGAGTGGATTCACAAGGCACctcacatttaaatttaaataatgcACATCACTTGTATTGTAGATTTATAATTACAAATTGTAGATTTGGAGTTATCTGAGAGCATTAACGATAGTATCTCTTACTTACAATATAAACATGTAGAATAGAAACAGCAGAATGGCCGCTATACGCTCAGTTGACAGAATCTGAAATTTTACTTTTGTATTGAAATCGTAAATCCTTCCTCACCTCCTTCACTAAAAAGCAAATGAACAAAGCAAAGCCACTCAACTACAACTGAATTTTAACCACTCAAACCCCACTCTGCCGTCTCATGTTTTCCTCTCGACTGTGAGTAATGACAGTGTTTCTGGAGCCTGCCTGCTCCATCTATCTTGTGCAATTCAAACATAGTGAGAAACTGAGTCCGGCGTATAAACTAACCTGCACTTGAAGTGGCTGTTCGGCCTCTTGGTGCACAGACAGGTGAGGTGAGATGTCTGCCGCTGTCACCTGTACATAGATGAAAGAAAAGCACACTGATGAACATGTGTAATATCTTTCGACATCAACaaccacattaaaaaaaaggaacctGCCCTTACCGGACAAGCCAGCTCTAACAAGGAGCCAGCCACCTCGGTGCTGTCTGTGTAGATACAGTTGGTCCCCTGCTGCTGGTACACCATGGCTGTGGTGGTGGCCGCCCCTCCCTGCTGGCTGAACTCCTGCAGCACCTCTGGGCCCTTGGCAAGAGACTCCAGGAACTCCTTCATCCTGTGCTGAGGCACAGAGCGGGCCTTCTGCCGCACATATTCATCAAAGGAGACCACCCCACTCTCCTGGTCATTCATTGTCAATGGACCTGGATACATGAAACACAAACGTGAGAATCTGTTCAAGTCCCAAACAGCTCACAACGGAGTGCACTGAAAGAACAATTATCATCTACAATTAAGAATAGTCCCATGAAGATAATTAGCTCAACAATGCTATTTAAATCCCTGTTATTAAATAGGGGGACGGTGGATCATGTTAGTGAGCACTCGGGACAAAGTGCATGTTGGCTTGTAATACAATGACTGTGCTACGATTCAAGCAACTTTTTCTGGCAACTTAAACGTTAAAGTCAGATATAGGTCACAGCTAAGTCCACATTGATGAGCTATAAAAGATAATGGTAGTTAAATGTTTATAGATCCGCCGATGGAGGTGCCAACAATGCTGACTTTAAGAAGCGACTGTCTAATAATAGTGTCTGCGCTGTAGCTAGgggttagcatgctagcttCACAATGCTAGCAAGGCACTGTGTTGTCACAGCCCATATGGACACTAGACTACAGCTATTCCAACCGCGCCAAACATCAATCTGATGTCTACTGTAAATTATACACATTTAGCTCCACATTTTACTCATTGGATATCAAAAGTGAAAGCAACAGTCTATCCTTTGCGACAACACGACGCTAGCTAATCAttgtgctaatgttagcaggCTAGCTCGATGGCTGTGGATCCCGTCATGCTACCTTAAATAAAACGAAATCCTCTCCTTTCCGCCAAGGCACGGTGTTTAAAACTAAAAAGCCGATAAACGTCTAACAGCTACCGCCAGCATTCCATTCACTTCGCCACATAGTGCATGTAGCCGCAGTTGTAATCCCGCAAACAATGCAGCGATTAGATTGCGATAAAAATTTAACAGCAGCT
This region of Pempheris klunzingeri isolate RE-2024b chromosome 2, fPemKlu1.hap1, whole genome shotgun sequence genomic DNA includes:
- the LOC139211441 gene encoding pseudouridylate synthase RPUSD4, mitochondrial-like; protein product: MNTCRRIARGDWTSGLSTVLCRVKPRTNLRRCPGTAPSLSRGQSTAAKPNAGSDPGEKPRLRAIDLARKIQQEKTGPPAAEPPVSAQQRRVAELKRFSLQLQNVHPNVLAKHLHRGVLYWDKDVVVINKPYGVPVRDDCGGASVSSVLPVLSKMMDGMKIKSDSQLLPCLGLEKETSGALLLARSEEVLEHILSLHRNNQVQRKYWTITVGVPVPAEGVIDIPIIEREVTGSQPHYKMALSPLFRMNDAGDGMTRVRAHRQAHSAVTKYRVLDSRGGCSLVELQPLTGVKHQMRVHMAFALTCPILGDHKYSHWSKLAPQKLPERVLGKLGLEQSKIRYLPLHLLSRQLILPGTSGADISVSCPLPKYFTQTLKQLQLILPDVKNHK
- the LOC139211415 gene encoding transcriptional regulator QRICH1-like isoform X2 — translated: MNDQESGVVSFDEYVRQKARSVPQHRMKEFLESLAKGPEVLQEFSQQGGAATTTAMVYQQQGTNCIYTDSTEVAGSLLELACPVTAADISPHLSVHQEAEQPLQVQVQIQEQQGQVLQVASPSQQDLQEISAAQLVQQGELTEEQQQQIQAQLVAAVAGGQQIQLSSGQQIQLQGTQHIQLPGGQQIQLQAGQQIQLQGGQQIQLQGGQQIQLQGGQQIQLQGGQHFQLQGGQHFQLQGGQQIQIQTIEAMSPSQQQDSPREADRRSATVSTVLQPAKKRKVDVPVAVSYAVPQGQQVATVLTIPQGQQQSYVSLRPDLLTVDSTQLHSAAGTITGPTGETWTIPVYSTPQQQGVTHIAIPQETYSTVQVTTTNGKDKMSPSSLSRYTQEEIVQTLFPAQFMNGNLHIPVAVQTVGGTYNTTQSVHIWDPNQQQSQGEEGQEQQLHLQGQIETEAPAEPPTEILVPVCLKPEEGLEVWRLWVKRKNAELNKQEKTKLAPIGRRQPLRFQEDLVSSAVAELSLGLSLMTQEARGSEDEQFTSDVLYYVFLCIQKYLFENGRVDDIFSDPYYTRFCECLHKILDGWKPSVHPLGYVIPSHVTEEMLWECKQLGAHSPATLLTTLMYFNTKHFRLMTPEQHMKVAFSKVLRHTRKNPANAKDKATSIRLLKGQGPHSAGQKGTDDAYEEQSEDPENPLRCPIKLYDFYLFKCPQSVKGRNDAYYMTPEPVVAPNSPMWYSSQPLTNQQVEHMLARIIVVREIQEIIGVSSDNVNC
- the LOC139211415 gene encoding transcriptional regulator QRICH1-like isoform X1, coding for MYPGPLTMNDQESGVVSFDEYVRQKARSVPQHRMKEFLESLAKGPEVLQEFSQQGGAATTTAMVYQQQGTNCIYTDSTEVAGSLLELACPVTAADISPHLSVHQEAEQPLQVQVQIQEQQGQVLQVASPSQQDLQEISAAQLVQQGELTEEQQQQIQAQLVAAVAGGQQIQLSSGQQIQLQGTQHIQLPGGQQIQLQAGQQIQLQGGQQIQLQGGQQIQLQGGQQIQLQGGQHFQLQGGQHFQLQGGQQIQIQTIEAMSPSQQQDSPREADRRSATVSTVLQPAKKRKVDVPVAVSYAVPQGQQVATVLTIPQGQQQSYVSLRPDLLTVDSTQLHSAAGTITGPTGETWTIPVYSTPQQQGVTHIAIPQETYSTVQVTTTNGKDKMSPSSLSRYTQEEIVQTLFPAQFMNGNLHIPVAVQTVGGTYNTTQSVHIWDPNQQQSQGEEGQEQQLHLQGQIETEAPAEPPTEILVPVCLKPEEGLEVWRLWVKRKNAELNKQEKTKLAPIGRRQPLRFQEDLVSSAVAELSLGLSLMTQEARGSEDEQFTSDVLYYVFLCIQKYLFENGRVDDIFSDPYYTRFCECLHKILDGWKPSVHPLGYVIPSHVTEEMLWECKQLGAHSPATLLTTLMYFNTKHFRLMTPEQHMKVAFSKVLRHTRKNPANAKDKATSIRLLKGQGPHSAGQKGTDDAYEEQSEDPENPLRCPIKLYDFYLFKCPQSVKGRNDAYYMTPEPVVAPNSPMWYSSQPLTNQQVEHMLARIIVVREIQEIIGVSSDNVNC